A stretch of Aythya fuligula isolate bAytFul2 chromosome 1, bAytFul2.pri, whole genome shotgun sequence DNA encodes these proteins:
- the CNGA3 gene encoding cyclic nucleotide-gated cation channel alpha-3, with translation MAKINTQHSYPGTHRLSVRTADEDIERIENGFIRTHSLCEDTSSELQRVISVEGGHLSGSQTSSFTGRGAMARLSRFVVSLRSWATRHLHHEDQRPDSFLERIRGPELIEVSSRQSNIRSFLGIRERPEGVNSQWPLARFNVNYSNNTNEDKKEEKKEVKEEKKEEKKEEKKEEKKEEKKDDKKDDKKKEEKKKEIFVIDPSSNMYYNWLTIIAAPVFYNWCMLVCRACFDELQIDHIKVWLFLDYCSDVIYVFDMFVRFRTGFLEQGLLVQDEKKLRDHYTKTVQFKLDVMSLLPTDLAYLKVGLNYPELRFNRLLRISRLFEFFDRTETRTNYPNMFRIGNLVLYILIIIHWNACIYFAISKLIGFGTDSWVYPNISIPEYGRLSRKYIYSLYWSTLTLTTIGETPPPVKDEEYLFVVIDFLVGVLIFATIVGNVGSMISNMNASRAEFQAKVDSIKQYMHFRKVTKDLEARVIKWFDYLWTNKKTVDEKEVLKNLPDKLKAEIAINVHLDTLKKVRIFQDCEAGLLIELVLKLKPTVFSPGDYICKKGDIGREMYIIKEGKLAVVADDGITQFVVLSDGSYFGEISILNIKGSKSGNRRTANIRSIGYSDLFCLSKDDLMEALTEYPEAKKALEEKGRQILMKDNLIDEEAAKAGADPKDLEEKVERLETALDTLQTRFARLLAEFSSSQQKVKQRLARVETRVKKYGSGTLSVGEAEAGKPEEQKNN, from the exons AACCCATTCACTGTGTGAGGATACGTCTTCAGAACTGCAGAGAGTTATTTCTGTGGAGGGAGGACATTTATCTGGATCCCAGACGAGCTCATTCACAGGCAGGGGAGCAATGGCAAG GCTGTCACGATTTGTCGTATCTCTGAGGTCATGGGCCACAAGACATTTGCACCATGAAGACCAAAGACCTGATTCTTTCCTGGAGCGAATCCGAGGGCCAGAGCTCATAGAGGTGTCCAGTAGGCAAAGTAACATCCGCTCCTTTCTGGGCATCCGTGAACGTCCTGAGGGAGTAAACAG TCAATGGCCCCTGGCCAGGTTTAATGTCAACTATAGCAACAACACCAATGAAGA caaaaaggaagaaaagaaagaggttaaagaggaaaagaaggaggaaaagaaggaggaaaagaaggaggaaaagaaagaggaaaagaaagatgacaaaaaagatgacaaaaaaaaagaaga gaagaaaaaggagatcTTTGTGATAGATCCTTCAAGCAATATGTACTACAACTGGCTGACCATAATTGCAGCACCCGTGTTCTACAACTGGTGTATGCTAGTGTGCAG ggCCTGCTTTGACGAGCTACAAATTGACCATATAAAAGTATGGCTGTTCTTGGACTACTGCTCTGATGTAATCTATGTTTTTGACATGTTTGTTAGATTCAGGACAG gCTTCCTTGAACAAGGCTTGCTAGTTCAGGACGAAAAGAAATTACGAGACCATTATACCAAAACTGTGCAGTTCAAACTGGATGTGATGTCTCTTCTGCCAACAGACCTGGCATACCTGAAGGTTGGTTTGAACTACCCCGAGCTGCGATTTAACCGCTTGCTGAGGATTTCCCGGCTGTTTGAGTTTTTTGACCGCACGGAAACCAGGACCAACTATCCAAACATGTTTCGCATTGGAAACCTCGTCTTGTACATCCTTATCATCATCCACTGGAACGCGTGCATATACTTCGCCATTTCAAAGCTGATCGGCTTTGGAACTGACTCGTGGGTCTACCCCAACATCTCCATTCCAGAGTACGGGCGCCTGTCCAGGAAATACATTTACAGCCTCTACTGGTCAACGCTCACGCTGACCACCATTGGAGAAACACCGCCCCCGGTGAAGGACGAAGAGTATCTCTTCGTGGTCATCGACTTCCTGGTGGGCGTGCTGATCTTTGCCACCATTGTCGGTAACGTGGGCTCCATGATTTCCAACATGAACGCCTCCAGGGCGGAGTTCCAGGCCAAAGTCGATTCTATTAAGCAGTACATGCACTTCCGAAAAGTGACTAAGGACCTGGAAGCCAGGGTTATTAAGTGGTTTGATTACCTCTGGACCAACAAGAAAACGGTGGATGAGAAGGAGGTTCTCAAAAATCTGCCCGACAAGTTGAAGGCTGAGATTGCCATCAATGTCCACTTGGACACGCTGAAGAAGGTGCGCATATTCCAGGACTGTGAAGCTGGACTTCTCATTGAGCTGGTGCTGAAACTGAAACCTACAGTCTTCAGTCCTGGGGACTACATTTGCAAGAAGGGAGATATCGGGAGAGAAATGTACATTATCAAAGAGGGAAAGCTGGCTGTGGTGGCAGATGATGGCATAACCCAATTTGTAGTCCTAAGCGATGGCAGCTACTTTGGTGAAATCAGCATCCTAAACATCAAAGGTAGCAAATCTGGCAACAGGAGGACAGCCAACATAAGGAGTATTGGTTATTCTGATTTGTTCTGCTTGTCTAAGGATGATTTAATGGAGGCCCTCACAGAATACCCAGAAGCCAAAAAGGCTCTGGAAGAGAAAGGGCGACAAATTCTGATGAAAGACAATTTAATAGATGaggaagcagcaaaagcaggagCTGACCCAAAAGACTtggaagaaaaagtagaaagacTTGAAACAGCTCTGGACACGCTGCAGACTAGGTTTGCTAGGCTCTTGGCAGAATTCAGTTCTTCTCAACAAAAAGTGAAGCAGAGACTTGCCAGAGTAGAAACCAGAGTGAAAAAATACGGCAGCGGCACCTTATCAGTTGGAGAAGCAGAGGCCGGAAAACCCGAGgagcagaaaaataactga